One segment of Coprobacter tertius DNA contains the following:
- a CDS encoding SDR family NAD(P)-dependent oxidoreductase gives MESDLLDLTSRSYLITGAASGMGRAASILLSKKGARLILVDINSDGLAVTRERCAGDTIVLNLDLSVPELFKEKIGKIIESFGKINGIVHCAGLPYISPLKTVNSDTCDKIYKINTYAAVELAKIFISKKVYAGEYGSIVFISSVYGLVGSAANVGYALSKGGIQAVTKALAIELAPKRIRVNCIAPGFIKTNMMENITSSFTEDYTERLESLHPLGLGEADDVANAILYLLSDMSKWVTGSILSVDGGFTAQ, from the coding sequence ATGGAATCGGATTTACTAGATCTGACGAGCCGTTCGTATTTGATCACAGGGGCAGCTTCGGGAATGGGACGAGCGGCAAGCATTCTTCTGTCTAAAAAAGGAGCACGTCTAATTCTGGTAGATATCAATAGTGACGGACTGGCGGTTACTCGTGAAAGATGTGCCGGAGATACGATAGTGTTGAATCTCGATTTATCGGTTCCCGAATTATTTAAAGAAAAAATAGGAAAGATAATAGAATCTTTCGGAAAGATAAACGGTATTGTGCATTGTGCCGGTTTGCCTTATATATCACCATTAAAGACCGTTAATTCAGACACATGTGATAAAATTTATAAAATAAATACATATGCCGCAGTAGAATTGGCCAAGATATTTATTAGTAAAAAAGTATATGCCGGTGAATACGGTTCGATTGTATTTATATCGTCGGTATATGGATTGGTCGGCTCTGCGGCAAATGTTGGCTATGCTTTGTCGAAAGGTGGAATACAAGCAGTCACAAAAGCCTTAGCAATAGAATTGGCTCCTAAAAGGATACGTGTAAATTGTATCGCTCCGGGATTTATTAAAACCAACATGATGGAGAACATCACCTCTTCTTTTACGGAGGATTATACCGAACGTCTCGAATCTTTGCACCCTCTCGGGTTAGGAGAAGCAGATGATGTAGCAAATGCGATTCTTTATTTGTTATCGGATATGTCTAAATGGGTAACCGGTTCGATTTTAAGTGTAGATGGCGGTTTTACCGCTCAATAA
- a CDS encoding acyl carrier protein, whose translation MENYLEQIAELLEEEKVTMEDELKSFDAWDSLTILSIIAFADENYKVTLNAKEINNAQTVGGLKELIDSKREA comes from the coding sequence ATGGAAAATTATCTCGAACAAATAGCAGAACTATTGGAAGAAGAAAAAGTAACAATGGAAGATGAATTGAAATCGTTTGATGCATGGGATTCTCTGACGATTTTATCGATTATTGCCTTTGCCGATGAAAATTATAAAGTAACGCTGAATGCAAAGGAAATAAATAATGCCCAAACGGTGGGGGGATTAAAAGAATTAATCGATTCAAAACGCGAAGCTTAA
- a CDS encoding 3-oxoacyl-ACP synthase III family protein: MDLLFKNKQITGILTVLPEKEVLFEDEMDNYNFSRIKSLKLKMTMGYNKHRVVEEGVCVSDLCCHGLNYLFEKGKLQKDEIDALLLVTQSPDHFMPPTSNIIQGKLGLKTDMICMDINQGCAGFIIGLIEAFLLLEQASIKKVVLLNADVISRKVSKRDRNSNPLIGDGASVTIVEKSNNDNIIYGNIQMDGTHADALLIPAGGFREPSTERTAMMEEDANGNFRSKDNLIMKGDEVFNFVQTEVPPMIESLLKNASVTKEDVDYYMFHQPNRFMLQKLADKIGVPREKMPNNIVENFGNASGVSIPTNITYNLGERLEKEKMKLCVSGFGVGLTWGSLLMDVGNLNFCEQINY; encoded by the coding sequence ATGGATTTGCTTTTTAAAAATAAACAGATCACGGGCATACTTACTGTGTTACCTGAAAAAGAAGTGTTATTCGAGGATGAAATGGATAATTATAATTTCTCCCGGATAAAATCTTTGAAACTGAAAATGACGATGGGATATAATAAACACCGTGTCGTGGAAGAGGGTGTTTGTGTATCTGATTTATGCTGCCATGGCCTGAATTATCTATTCGAAAAAGGGAAATTACAAAAAGACGAGATCGATGCTTTGTTGCTGGTAACACAATCACCGGATCATTTTATGCCGCCTACCAGTAATATTATACAGGGTAAACTGGGGCTGAAAACCGATATGATTTGTATGGACATCAATCAGGGATGTGCCGGTTTTATCATCGGCCTGATAGAGGCATTCTTATTATTGGAACAGGCGTCGATAAAGAAAGTCGTTTTATTGAATGCCGATGTAATCAGTCGAAAAGTCTCGAAACGGGATCGAAACAGCAATCCACTGATCGGAGACGGAGCATCGGTTACAATAGTAGAGAAAAGTAATAACGATAATATTATTTACGGGAATATACAAATGGACGGAACTCATGCAGATGCCTTGCTTATTCCGGCTGGAGGTTTCCGAGAACCGTCTACAGAGAGAACGGCCATGATGGAAGAGGATGCGAACGGAAATTTTCGTTCGAAAGATAATCTGATCATGAAGGGAGACGAGGTATTTAATTTCGTTCAGACTGAAGTACCTCCTATGATCGAGTCGTTATTAAAAAATGCTTCTGTAACTAAAGAAGATGTAGATTATTATATGTTTCATCAACCTAATCGTTTTATGTTACAGAAATTAGCGGATAAAATAGGAGTTCCCAGAGAAAAGATGCCTAATAATATTGTTGAGAATTTCGGAAATGCCAGTGGAGTTTCCATACCTACAAATATTACTTATAATTTGGGTGAACGATTGGAAAAAGAAAAAATGAAACTTTGTGTTTCCGGTTTTGGGGTAGGCCTCACATGGGGTAGTTTATTGATGGATGTTGGAAATTTAAATTTTTGTGAACAAATAAATTATTGA
- a CDS encoding phosphopantetheine-binding protein, which yields MKEEIIAILNELRPEFDFSETVDFIESGMLDSFDVINLVNELDNRFGISIDGIDVLPENFSSVESIMGLLRKNGVE from the coding sequence ATGAAAGAAGAAATCATTGCTATACTCAACGAACTCCGTCCGGAATTTGATTTTAGCGAAACGGTGGATTTTATAGAATCGGGAATGCTCGATTCTTTTGATGTAATAAATCTGGTAAACGAATTGGATAATCGTTTTGGTATATCTATAGATGGTATCGACGTATTACCTGAAAATTTTTCATCGGTAGAAAGTATTATGGGTTTGTTGCGTAAAAACGGGGTTGAATAA
- a CDS encoding methionyl-tRNA formyltransferase — protein sequence MMIKNRILKIVFWGEDAFSNVVLNSLVQAGHDVKMVVSPLYNNLVYKKLEYTCHKNRIPYYRFKDINSKEVVDLLKSFEPDICVIAHFQRLIKGELLNIPKKGFINLHPSLLPDYRGMSPQHWPIINGEKESGVTVHYVDSGVDTGDIIIQEKFSLNENDYVSDLQNKWIKIYDHIMIDAINRIMDNSPVIVQRHLAGRYYGKLRSEECIIKKDITIREAYNLIRGVSMPYQGAQMDNVIIWKAHPVDKEYNDIIHNSEYPVGVYINSEKGNFLRLKDGVLIIDKYKIL from the coding sequence ATGATGATAAAGAATCGGATTCTTAAAATTGTTTTTTGGGGAGAAGATGCTTTTAGTAATGTTGTTTTAAATTCTCTCGTTCAAGCAGGTCATGATGTTAAAATGGTCGTGTCTCCATTGTATAATAATTTAGTATATAAAAAGCTGGAATATACATGCCATAAAAATCGAATACCTTATTACCGTTTTAAGGATATAAATTCGAAGGAAGTTGTTGATTTATTGAAATCTTTCGAACCGGATATTTGCGTAATCGCTCATTTTCAGCGATTGATTAAAGGAGAGTTATTAAATATTCCGAAAAAGGGGTTTATTAATCTTCATCCTTCGTTGTTGCCTGATTATCGTGGAATGTCTCCGCAACATTGGCCTATTATCAACGGAGAAAAGGAATCTGGAGTTACAGTTCATTACGTAGATTCGGGTGTGGATACCGGGGATATTATCATTCAGGAAAAATTTTCATTAAATGAAAACGATTATGTATCTGATTTACAAAATAAGTGGATAAAGATATATGATCATATTATGATAGATGCCATTAATCGGATTATGGATAATTCCCCTGTAATTGTTCAACGACATTTGGCGGGACGTTATTACGGGAAATTACGTAGTGAAGAGTGTATTATTAAAAAAGATATTACAATACGAGAAGCATATAATCTGATAAGAGGGGTTTCAATGCCATATCAAGGAGCGCAAATGGATAATGTAATAATCTGGAAAGCGCATCCTGTTGACAAGGAATATAATGATATTATCCATAATTCAGAATATCCAGTAGGAGTATATATAAATTCGGAAAAAGGAAATTTTTTACGATTAAAAGATGGTGTATTAATAATTGACAAGTATAAAATATTATGA
- a CDS encoding AMP-binding protein encodes MKINLIEYFERTVVSNPGKIAVKEKEKEISFGNLQFDAKFLAKEIITKGNCIKKPVAVYLNKSIESVCADLAIIYSGNFYMNLDIKTPTERIKNILDLIQPAVLITNNQYFKNIMSVIPDTVTVINLDETEFGILEDDHLIWQRLATLIDTDPLCIINTSGSTGTPKGVVLNHRSFFDFTEWALDVFKFSDNEIIGSLSPLVFDIYSFELCMMMAKGSTIVVIPEHLSAFPASILKILEQEKVTFLFWVPTIMVNIANMDLLSQIKLPHLKIVWFAGEVFPTKQFNYWRKQLSHTLFANLYGPIEITLDCTYFIVDREIKDEEPIPIGYPCRNTDIIILDENDKKIVKANEEGELCVRGSSLAMGYYNNAEKTAAAFVQNPLNKSYPEIIYRTGDIVYVNERGEIVFKGRKDSLVKHMGYRTELGEIEHIIINKLKLVKNGCVVYNFGKKEITLFYESETEISPAEFRVKVAKELPKYMLPTVYHRLDELQRNTNGKIDRLYYNKLVNE; translated from the coding sequence ATGAAAATAAATCTCATAGAATATTTTGAAAGAACAGTGGTTTCTAATCCAGGAAAGATCGCTGTGAAAGAGAAAGAAAAAGAAATATCGTTTGGAAATTTACAGTTTGACGCTAAATTTTTAGCCAAAGAAATCATAACTAAAGGCAACTGTATAAAGAAACCTGTTGCCGTATATCTTAATAAAAGTATCGAAAGTGTCTGTGCCGATCTGGCAATTATTTATTCGGGCAATTTTTATATGAATCTCGATATAAAGACACCGACAGAACGAATAAAGAACATTCTGGATCTGATACAACCGGCTGTATTGATAACGAATAATCAGTATTTTAAAAACATCATGTCGGTAATTCCTGATACCGTTACCGTAATTAATTTAGACGAGACCGAATTTGGTATTTTAGAAGATGATCATCTCATTTGGCAGCGTTTGGCTACACTTATCGATACCGATCCGTTGTGTATTATCAACACTTCCGGTTCTACCGGTACGCCTAAAGGCGTAGTGTTGAATCACCGGAGTTTTTTCGATTTTACCGAGTGGGCACTCGATGTATTTAAGTTTTCTGATAATGAAATAATCGGATCTTTGTCTCCTTTGGTATTTGATATATACAGTTTCGAGTTATGTATGATGATGGCGAAAGGCAGTACGATTGTCGTTATACCTGAACATCTTTCGGCTTTTCCGGCATCGATATTGAAAATATTGGAACAGGAAAAAGTAACTTTCCTGTTTTGGGTTCCCACCATTATGGTGAATATAGCTAATATGGATCTGTTATCTCAAATAAAACTGCCTCACCTAAAGATTGTATGGTTTGCCGGAGAAGTGTTTCCTACCAAACAATTCAATTATTGGCGCAAACAATTATCTCATACTTTATTTGCAAATCTTTACGGCCCGATAGAAATAACTTTAGATTGTACGTATTTCATTGTAGATCGTGAAATTAAAGATGAAGAGCCTATTCCCATCGGTTATCCGTGCCGTAATACCGATATTATTATACTCGATGAAAATGATAAGAAAATTGTAAAAGCGAACGAAGAAGGAGAATTGTGTGTAAGGGGCTCTTCTTTAGCCATGGGATATTATAATAATGCGGAAAAAACGGCCGCGGCTTTTGTTCAAAACCCTTTAAATAAATCTTATCCCGAAATTATTTACCGAACGGGAGATATCGTATATGTAAATGAACGGGGAGAAATCGTATTCAAAGGCAGAAAAGATAGTCTGGTAAAACATATGGGATACCGAACCGAATTGGGTGAGATCGAGCATATAATAATCAATAAGCTCAAACTCGTAAAAAACGGATGTGTCGTTTATAATTTCGGGAAAAAGGAAATTACGCTTTTTTATGAATCTGAAACCGAAATTTCTCCTGCAGAATTCAGAGTAAAAGTAGCGAAGGAATTACCCAAATATATGTTGCCGACCGTGTATCATCGGCTCGATGAGTTACAACGCAATACAAATGGTAAAATAGATCGATTATATTATAATAAACTGGTAAATGAATGA
- a CDS encoding sugar transferase, with translation MYCRFLKRLFDFFISFLVLILISPLLLIVTVALYFINKGAGVFFCQERPGKNGKIFKVIKFKTMTDERDPDGNLLPDEKRLTKVGRFVRSTSIDELPQLINVLKGDMSLIGPRPLLVQYLPLYNSEQARRHEVRPGITGWAQVNGRNAISWSKKFELDVWYVDHCSFFIDLKVVFLTIKKVFLREGISSETSATMEGFTGNN, from the coding sequence ATGTATTGCCGATTTTTAAAACGTTTATTTGATTTTTTTATTTCTTTTCTCGTTCTTATTTTAATATCTCCTTTGCTGTTGATCGTAACGGTGGCATTGTATTTTATAAATAAAGGGGCAGGAGTTTTTTTCTGTCAGGAAAGGCCCGGGAAAAACGGAAAAATATTTAAAGTGATAAAATTTAAAACAATGACCGATGAGCGGGATCCGGATGGGAATTTATTACCGGACGAAAAACGGTTGACAAAAGTCGGTCGGTTTGTACGTTCTACCTCGATAGACGAATTACCGCAATTGATTAATGTACTGAAAGGAGATATGTCTTTGATTGGTCCACGTCCTCTTTTGGTACAATATTTACCTTTATACAATAGCGAACAGGCCCGTCGTCATGAAGTAAGGCCCGGTATTACGGGGTGGGCCCAGGTGAACGGGCGCAACGCAATTTCTTGGTCGAAGAAATTCGAACTCGACGTTTGGTATGTAGACCATTGTTCCTTTTTTATAGATTTAAAGGTTGTTTTTCTGACTATAAAAAAAGTTTTTCTTCGGGAAGGAATTTCATCAGAGACGTCGGCAACAATGGAAGGTTTTACTGGAAATAATTGA